One Heteronotia binoei isolate CCM8104 ecotype False Entrance Well chromosome 10, APGP_CSIRO_Hbin_v1, whole genome shotgun sequence genomic region harbors:
- the PTF1A gene encoding pancreas transcription factor 1 subunit alpha: MEAVLLEHFPAGLDSFAAAAPYFDDEEFFTDHSSRDPLDGDELLEGEEEEEEEEVDFLAGPFHPCCRPGGQSDGACCCPALSPPSSASPSSLAAYQECCGRAAAAGQGLGGGGAARRRRRVRSEAELQQLRQAANVRERRRMQSINDAFEGLRSHIPTLPYEKRLSKVDTLRLAIGYIHFLSELVRSDLPLRSAGSQPGPCPPKKVIICHRGTRSPSPSDPDYGLPPLVGHSLSWTDEKQLKEQNIIRTAKVWTPEDPRKLSKQPSLNNIENEPPFDFLS; this comes from the exons ATGGAGGCGGTGCTGCTGGAGCACTTCCCCGCCGGGCTAGACTCTTTCGCCGCAGCGGCGCCCTACTTCGACGACGAGGAGTTCTTCACCGACCACTCCTCCCGAGACCCCCTGGACGGCGACGAGCTGCTGgagggcgaggaggaggaggaggaagaggaggtggactTCCTGGCGGGGCCCTTCCACCCCTGCTGCCGCCCGGGGGGCCAGTCGGACGGCGCCTGCTGCTGCCCTGCCCTCTCGCCGCCCTCCTCGGCCTCGCCCTCCAGCCTGGCCGCCTACCAGGAGTGCTGCGGGCGGGCTGCTGCGGCGGGGCAGGGGCTGGGCGGCGGCGGGGCGGCGCGACGGCGGCGGCGGGTGCGCTCCGAGGcggagctgcagcagctgcgcCAGGCGGCCAACGTGCGGGAGCGGCGGCGCATGCAGTCCATCAACGACGCCTTCGAGGGCCTGCGCTCGCACATCCCCACGCTGCCCTACGAGAAGCGCCTGTCCAAGGTGGACACCCTCCGCCTGGCCATCGGCTACATCCACTTCCTCAGCGAGCTCGTCCGCTCCGACCTGCCCCTGCGCAGCGCCGGCAGCCAGCCCGGGCCCTGCCCGCCCAAGAAGGTCATCATCTGCCACCGAGGCACCA gATCGCCTTCTCCGAGCGACCCGGATTATGGACTTCCTCCTCTGGTTGGACATTCCCTCTCCTGGACAGACGAAAAACAGCTCAAGGAACAAAACATTATTAGAACGGCTAAAGTGTGGACGCCGGAAGACCCCAGGAAGTTAAGCAAGCAGCCCTCCCTCAACAACATCGAAAACGAGCCCCCCTTTGACTTCCTCTCGTGA